The Maritimibacter sp. DP1N21-5 DNA window TTGCGGGTCTGGTCGACGAAGAGCACATGGTTCATGCCACCGATCTGTCGGCCGGGATCCCAGATGCAAGCCGCGACGCAGGACCCGAGGAGCGTGGTGATGGTCGCCGTCTCACCACCATCGATCGCGTATTCTCCCTGGGATATGTGTCGGCGGCCTGCTCGATGCGCGAAGATGTCTGTCATCAGAAGGTCCGATCGAAGCCAGCGGTCCTAGAACTCTTCCCAGCCGTCGGACAGGCCCGCGACGGCCGGCCCGGCGTTGACCACGGCGACGAGGGGCTGAACCGGTCTTGGCTGGGGGGCCGGTTCGATCTTCCGGTGTCTGACGGGGTCATTCGCACCCCCGGTCTTGAACCGGGCCATGGAGGTGGACAGGGCTTCCGCCTCTCTCGTCAGGGCATGGCTCGCTGCGGTCGTCTCCTCGAACATGGCGGCGTTCTGTTGCGTGACCTGATCGAGCTGCGTCATGGCCGCGTTGATTTCGCCAAGGCCCACGCTTTGTTCATTCGCGCTTGTGGCGATCGAAGCCACGTGGCGGCTGATCTCGGAAACGGAGGCGACGATACCCTTGAGTGCTTCGCCGGCCTCTCCAACAAGGTCCACGCCACGGCGCACCTGGCTATCGGATTGGGAAATGAGCGCGTTGATCTCGCGTGCGGCGTCGGACGAGCGCTGAGCCAGCGCCCGAACTTCCGAAGCGACGACCGCGAAACCGCGTCCCGCCTCGCCGGCTCGGGCCGCTTCGACGCCGGCGTTCAGGGCGAGCAGGTTCGTCTGGAACGCGATGTCGTCGATGACTCCGGTGATCTTGGAGACCTGGACGGACCCGGCTTCGATCTCGCTCATCGCAAGAACCGCTTCCTGTACGATGGAGCCCGATGCTTCGGCGTTTTCCCGTGCCTTCAGGACGATTTCGCTGGCGTTCATGGCCCCTGCGGCGGCAGAGCGGACAGAGGATGTCAGCTCGTCGATGGCCGCAGCGGTTTCTTCGAGGGTCGCGGCCTGTTTTTCCGTCCGCGCCGAAAGATCGTCGGCCGCCGCTGAGATTTCCGAGGCCTCTCCGGTGATCAGGTTTGCGTTCTCGATCACCCCGCGCATCGCGTCGAGCATCCGGTCGGCAGCGCGGTTGAAATCGTCCCGCAATTGTTCGTAGTCCGGCGCGAACTTGTCCTCGATCCGGTTCATCAGGTCCCCTTCGGCCAGACGTTCAAGCGCGTTGCCGAGCGCCGCGACGACTTCGTCCTGCGACTGCTTGGCTGCCAGGCGGGCGGCTTCGGCCGTGTGGGTGGCGCGGCTCGCGTCCGTGACATCGTTGCCGATCAATATGATGCGCAGCAATTGACCCCGGGCATCGAGCACGGGAGTGAAGCCGCCGTCGATCGTTGCGACCTCGCCGTCCTTTCGGACCAGGCCGAACCTGCCATAGACGGATTCTCCGGCCCGCAGGCGTTGGAAGGCATCGCCCCGTTCACGGGTGAAAGCCTCGTCGAACCGGAACATCTCGTCGCTGCGCCGAGATTTCAGGTCGTCCATGCCGCACCCCATCGCCGAGAGAAAATGGGCATTGACCGAAAGGACCGCACCTTCGACGCCGAAATCGGCCTTGATCTGGTTGGCCTCGATAGCGGTGAGAACTGCCTTGTTCATGAAATCCGCGGTCTGATCCGACCATTCCACGACATAACCCTCGATCACACCGGCCTCGGAATCGACCGCACTGATCGAGAGGCGGAAACGGGCCTCTCCTACGTTGATACTTGTCACGTAAGGAAGGTTTTTGGGGTTCTGGAGTAGCGCGCGAATGCGTGCCTCGAGTGCCGGGGCATGGAAGGTGCTCATGTCGCTTCCCACCACGCGGGCGGCGTCGAACTTGGCCGAAGTCTTCACGAAGTCCTTCTCGTAGTGGCGAATCAACTCGGTCAGCGCTTCGTTCGTGGCGTCGATCCGCATGTCGCGATTGACGAGCATCATCGGTGCGGACGAGCTTTCGAACGCCCGGCTGCGGAAGCGGGCGACCCGGGCGGACTCGGCCCCGGCTTTCAGGGTCTGGCGCAGCTGGTCGACGGCCTTGCCGATATCGCCAAGCTCATCTCCCCTCTGGGCCGTATCTACGGGCGTGTCGTAATCCTCTTCGGCCACGCCCGCCACGAGGCGTGCCGTGCGCACCATGGGCGTCGTGATCCATCGACGGATACCCAGAACCAGCAGCGCCATGCCCAACGAGGCCGTCGCGGCGGCGATCGCGATGACCCGGCGTTGGCCCCGCATGGCATCCGCAATAGCGGCGTCCGACGACCAGGCAAACGCGATGGCACCCACCACCTTCCGGTCCACCCCATATCGGACGGGCGCGGCCACAAGCATGCCGTCGTCGGATAGGGCGTCGGCGTTCGTGCGGATCGCGTCGTCCGAGATTGCCACCAACATGGCGTGGACATGGTCCCCTGGCCCATAGGCCGATATGACAGCCCCCGTCGTGTCGACCGCGAGGCCGTAGACGGCGCCTGCACCCGTGTCGTCGATGACCGAGCCGAGTGACAGGACGAGGGCGTCCTTGTCGGCGAAGGCCACCGCGCCACCGACGGTCGTGGCTTGCGACTGGGTCACGCTCAGCGCCGAGCGCGCGAGGGCAGCGTGGAGTTGCGCCACCGTCGTCCTCGTATAGAGCGCCGACGTCAGGACGGTCATGATGGCGACCATGACGAGTATGACGGCGGCGAGTTTCAGGAAGATGGAATTGACCCGGAACGCGGGCTTCAAGGGCGTGGCGTGGCTGCTCATGGTAGGCTCCGTCAAGATGATGTGCATGAGGGCGTCAGAACAGGATTTCTGCGTCGATGCCCACGGTCATCGCGCCGATGATCAGACCCGTTTCGGGATCCCTGATCGCGAAGGAGGCCTGCGCCTGATAGCTGTTGGAGGACTCGTCCTTCTCGATCTCCGAGAAATGGCGCGCAAACGGACCCTTGCCTGCCGTTTGGGAGAACTTCTCCTCGTCGCCCTGCCAGTAGTCAGACGTCGGACCGCTCGCCGCGACGTTGAGACCCTGCGAGTCCATGACGAAGATTTCCGTGATTCCGGCTACCTGTGCGATCCTCTCCCTCAGGAAAACCGAGGCGGCATTGTCGACCACGGCCGAGATGGTGGGCGTCTCAGGCTGGCCGACTTCGGCGCGCCAGGTGGCGTCGAGCCGGTCGATGTCCGCCTGAGACAGCCCGTCATGGACGATGTTCTGCGCCCGGATCGCATCCAGAAGAACCGGGTCCGTGGCCCAGCCGATCACATGCGTGTCGAGAAAGGCGCCCATGGCGGACGCGTCATCATCGGCAAGTGCGGGACAGATGGACGTCAGGGCGAAGGCAGTGGCAAGCAGTGCGGATTTCATGGTCTCTCCAATCCAGGTCGTCCCCACGGATGGGGTTCCTGTAGAGAGACTATGTCCGGGCTCTTTCGATACCGTTAACGCCCGCCCGGTCGGCGGCGCGGTCGGAACACGAAGGCAATGCATTGCCTGCCCGAAAAGAAAAGGGCCGCCAGATCGGCAGCCCTTTTCCTGTAACAAGATCCCTGGGGATCAGCGCTTGGAGAACTGGAAGCTCCGGCGGGCTTTCGCCTTGCCGTATTTCTTCCGTTCGACCACGCGCGAGTCGCGGGTCAGGAAACCTGCGGCTTTAAGCGCAGGGCGCAGCGAGGGTTCGTAAAGCTGGAGCGCTTTCGAGATGCCGTGCTTGACCGCACCGGCCTGACCCGAAAGACCGCCACCGGCAACCGTCGCGTAGACGTCGAATTCACCTTCGACACCGGCCACCTGGAAGGGCTGGCGCAGGATCATCTGGAGCACGGGACGTGCGAAGTAGGCGTTCATTTCCTTACCGTTCACGGTGACCTTGCCTGAGCCCGGCTTGATCCACACGCGAGCGACCGCGTCTTTACGCTTGCCGGTCGCGTAGGAACGGCCGAGCGCGTCGCGCTGGGGTTCACGCGGGGCGGAGATTTCGGCGACGGCGGCAGAGGTGCCGGAGACAGCCGCGTTCAGCTCGTCGAGCGATTTGATTTCTTCAGCCATGATCAGCCCTCACGCGAGTTTTTCTTGTTCATCGACTTGACGTCGATCACTTCCGGCGACTGCGCTTCATGCGGGTGCTCGGCGCCGGCATAGACGCGGAGGTTGGTCATGATCTGACGCGACAGACGGTTGCCGGGAAGCATGCGCTTGACCGCGAGGGTCAGGACGCGTTCGGGGTATTTGCCTTCGAGGATCTCACCGGTGGTGCGGTTCTTGATCCCGCCCGGGAAGCCCGTGTGCCAGTAGAACCGCTTGTCGGTGCGCTTCTTGCCGGTGAGCTGGATCTTGTCGGCATTGATCACGATGACGTTGTCGCCGCAATCCATGTGGGGGGTAAAGGACGGCTTGTGCTTGCCGCGCAGACGCATGGCGACGATCGAGGCAAGACGGCCCAGAACAACGCCCTCGGCGTCGATCACGACCCATTTCTTCTCGATGTCTGCCGGGGTAGCAGAGAAAGTTTTCATGTCATTCGGCCCTTGGTGGGTTTCGGATGACGCGCTTCTAATGGTTTTCGCGGCCCGGTCAAGCGCCACGTAGCACGCAAAAGCGTTGCTTTTCAGAGACTTGCGTTTTCGGTATTATTTTACCCCAGCCATTCGCACGATAAAACTGCGCAGACGGCGTCAATGGGCCGTCAGAATGGCCTGCACCTCTGCCGAGGCGGTCAGGCGGCTTTGGAACGCCTCGAGCCGCGAGCGGTGGTCGTTTTCGGTTTGAAGCGTGAGGAGACGGCCGTATTCCTCCACGACATCGAGGCTCCGAGTCTGCCAGGCCCGGATTGCGAGAACATGCTCGGCACGCCCGCCTCCCCGTCCCGCTCCTTCGCGGAAGAATTGCAGGATATGGCGCTCATCGGCGAGATCCAGGATCGCTGGGACAAGCTCCTTCTTCGACAGTTGTGCGAAACGGTCGAGCACGCGACCGTCGACCTCGGGATTGCGAAATTCGACCGGTCCGATCTCGCGCGAAGGGAGCTTGAGCCTCGAGCGCGTGACCGATGCGGGCCCCCAGGGGCGATACCCGAGACCCCTCACGCAGGCGACAATCATCTCGACCGGTTCCCAGACGATCTGGAGCACCGGGATCACGCGAACCATACCAGAGCCATGCAACCGGACCTGCATCGCGATCCCACCCCACATTTCGTCATTCATCTGCCACACGGCCAGCCCGCGGCGCTGCCGGGTCATCCCCAGCGCGACCAATTGGCCCGTACAGGCCTCGAGCACCGCTTTCGTGTGTTCATCCATCTTGCAGCCCGCGCCCACCCCGCGTTCCAATTTGCCTGATCATACTCTCCCGCCGCAGGTTTGAAGAGGGCAATCCGGAGTTTTCCCCTGAAAACAATCGGTTTCCAAGGTGCCGAAAGGACAATTCGCGGCCCAAAGGCGCTTCTTCCCGGATTGCGAAACGGCCGTGACGTCGAGCGCACTTGATGGGCAGGGATTTTTATCGTCCGGCCCCTAGTCCGGCTGAAGGATCTCACCCCGGATGAGGCCGAGAATCGTGCGTAGGCCAAGGCCGATGACGACCACCACCAGCAGAAGAAGCACGAAGAACCCGGCCGCGAGGTGGAAGGTCGTGCCCTCCAGCCGCGCGAAGAGGAAGGAGGCGATGGCGAGCGCGGCAAGGGGGAACG harbors:
- a CDS encoding methyl-accepting chemotaxis protein, whose protein sequence is MSSHATPLKPAFRVNSIFLKLAAVILVMVAIMTVLTSALYTRTTVAQLHAALARSALSVTQSQATTVGGAVAFADKDALVLSLGSVIDDTGAGAVYGLAVDTTGAVISAYGPGDHVHAMLVAISDDAIRTNADALSDDGMLVAAPVRYGVDRKVVGAIAFAWSSDAAIADAMRGQRRVIAIAAATASLGMALLVLGIRRWITTPMVRTARLVAGVAEEDYDTPVDTAQRGDELGDIGKAVDQLRQTLKAGAESARVARFRSRAFESSSAPMMLVNRDMRIDATNEALTELIRHYEKDFVKTSAKFDAARVVGSDMSTFHAPALEARIRALLQNPKNLPYVTSINVGEARFRLSISAVDSEAGVIEGYVVEWSDQTADFMNKAVLTAIEANQIKADFGVEGAVLSVNAHFLSAMGCGMDDLKSRRSDEMFRFDEAFTRERGDAFQRLRAGESVYGRFGLVRKDGEVATIDGGFTPVLDARGQLLRIILIGNDVTDASRATHTAEAARLAAKQSQDEVVAALGNALERLAEGDLMNRIEDKFAPDYEQLRDDFNRAADRMLDAMRGVIENANLITGEASEISAAADDLSARTEKQAATLEETAAAIDELTSSVRSAAAGAMNASEIVLKARENAEASGSIVQEAVLAMSEIEAGSVQVSKITGVIDDIAFQTNLLALNAGVEAARAGEAGRGFAVVASEVRALAQRSSDAAREINALISQSDSQVRRGVDLVGEAGEALKGIVASVSEISRHVASIATSANEQSVGLGEINAAMTQLDQVTQQNAAMFEETTAASHALTREAEALSTSMARFKTGGANDPVRHRKIEPAPQPRPVQPLVAVVNAGPAVAGLSDGWEEF
- the rpsI gene encoding 30S ribosomal protein S9, with protein sequence MAEEIKSLDELNAAVSGTSAAVAEISAPREPQRDALGRSYATGKRKDAVARVWIKPGSGKVTVNGKEMNAYFARPVLQMILRQPFQVAGVEGEFDVYATVAGGGLSGQAGAVKHGISKALQLYEPSLRPALKAAGFLTRDSRVVERKKYGKAKARRSFQFSKR
- the rplM gene encoding 50S ribosomal protein L13, whose translation is MKTFSATPADIEKKWVVIDAEGVVLGRLASIVAMRLRGKHKPSFTPHMDCGDNVIVINADKIQLTGKKRTDKRFYWHTGFPGGIKNRTTGEILEGKYPERVLTLAVKRMLPGNRLSRQIMTNLRVYAGAEHPHEAQSPEVIDVKSMNKKNSREG